From Jiangella mangrovi:
AGTCGGCCCCGATCAGCTCGGGGAGCGGCGCCGGGTCGTGGTCGATGAAGACGCGGTTGAAGAGCTCGATCGTCTCGGCAGTCGTTCGCGTGGTCATGGCGGGCTCCTTCGTAGATAGACCATTCGGTCTACTCACCATATAGACCGGTCGATCTACTCGTCAAGTACACTCGGTGCCGTGACCACACGTGCCATGCCGGGACCGCGGGACCGCCTGCTCGCGGCGGCCAAGGACTTGACCTACTCGCAGGGCGTGGGGGTCGGCGTCGACGCGCTGCTGAAGGCCGCGAACGTCGCCCGGCGCTCGCTCTACGAGCACTTCGGTGGCAAGGACGGCCTGATCGCTGAGGTCCTGCGGCTGACCGCCGACGAGGACGTCGCCGCGTACCGGCGGGTCATGGAGGCGGCCGGAGACGACCCGCGCCGCCGCCTGCCGGCGATCTTCGACTGGCTCGGCGAGGTCATCGACGCGCCGGACTTCCGTGGCTGCCGCTACCTCGGCGCCGACCTCGCGCTGGCCGACCCGGACCACCCGGCGCACGCCGTCGCCCGCCGGTACCGCGAGGGCCTGCACGAACTCCTCGAGCGGGAGTTGCGCGACCTCGACCATCCGCAGCCCGCGGACGCCGCCGACCAGCTCCTGCTGCTGATCGACGGCGTCCTGGCGGTCGGTGCCACCCGGCCCGAGACCCATCCTGCCGCGGCGGCCCGCCGGCTGGCCGAGCCGATCTGGAGCTGACCCGGCGGGCGAGGCTCAGCGGGCGAGGCTCAGCTCGGCCAGCATCGAGGCTCCGTCGGACTGGGTGATGACGACCTTGACGTGCTGCGCGGTCGTGCGATCGATCTCGGCCCACGCGATCTCGCCGGCGACGGCGACGTGGCCGGTGCGCACGTCGACGGCGTCACCCCAGCTCACGCCGTCGGCCGAGAGGTAGACCGAGGCGGTCTCGGCGTAGCCGGGCTTGAGGTTCAGCCCGATCCACGAGATCCGCTGCGGCTCGGCGAAGCTGAGGGTGAACTGTCGCGGCGCCGCCGGTGTGGCGACGGGGCCGAGCGAGGAGTACCAGTACTCCGCCACGCCGTCGACCGCTCCGCCCGGCTGGGCGGTGGGGTGGTTCTGATGCCTGCTGGTCAGGTCGGTCTGGTAGGTGGCCTCGCCGGCGGCGACCAGGGCGGGAAGGTCCAGGACGGCGTCCGCCGCGGGCGCCTCGGCCTCCGGCGGCTGGATGCCGACATAGTCGCCGAGGGAGCTGAAGGTGCCGACGACGGCGTGCAGGTTCGTGTCGTAGCTGACGGTGAGGAACCGGCCGCCCCGCACGACCGCGGTGCTCGGGTCGCCCTGGTCCACGTTCTGCTGCGACATGTACAGCAGAACGGGGCTGGTGTCGGTCCAGGCCTGGTCGCGGCGCTTGAGCCGGCCGATGACCGGCTCGTTCGAGCCGTAGTCCCGCCCGCCGTAGGTGAGCAGTGCCCTGCCGCCCGGCAGCGTCATCAGGTCCGGCGCCTGCATGCTCCACGGGACCTTGCTCGCGGTGGTCCACGTCCGGCCGCCGTCGTAGGAGTCGCTGACGAACCCGGGGCGGATCACCGCGGTCACGTGCCCGCCGGGAAGGACGGCCAGCTCGGTCTCGGAGAGGGCGACGCCGGGCTCCGCGGGGAGCATCACCTCGTTCTCCAGCGGCCAGGTCCGTCCGCCGTCGGTGCTGCGCACGACGCTGGCGCGGCCGAGTGTGGAGTCGGGGCGCGTCCCGTAGAGGGGGATCAGCAGGTCGCCGTCGTCCAGTTCGACGACCTCGCCGGACTCGCCGGCCCAGCCCAGGTTGTACGCGCCGCTGCGCGGGCCGCACCCACAGCTCATCGACGACCCCACCAGGGCCGGCTCGGACCACGTCTGCCCGCCGTCCTCGGAGCGCACCACGTAGGTGCCCCGCAGGATCGCGGCCTGGTCGGGATAGCCGGTCCAGTCGGTCTGGAACCAGGTGATCACGATGGTCCCGTCGCGCAGCTGCGTGATCTGCGCGTCGCGGTCGTCGTACGCCGTGTCGATCACGGTCCGCGGCTGCGACCAGGTCGACCCGCCGTTCGTGCTCTCCGTCCACCGGACCTCGCCGTCGTGGTCGCCTCCGGGGATGCCGGCGGAGTGCTCGTTGTTCCAGTAGAAGACGGTCACCAGGCGGCCGTCGTCGAGAGGGGCGATCTCGGGGAAGAACGGCTTCTGGTCGCCCTCGGGCGTCGCGATGAGCACGTCGGGCTGTGTCGGGGTGTCCGGCCCGGCACTGGCCGGCGCGCCGGCGAGTCCGCTGAGGACGAGAGCCGAACCGGCGATCAGGGCGGCGAACAAGGCCCTGCGGGGGTTCCGGGGACGTCTGGTCATGACTGCTCCTTATCGATGCTGGCCGGGCGGGGCGACCGTTCGAGAGAGCTGTTCCGACGCAATGGCAGAACTCAACCTGGCATGAGATTCCATGTCAACAGCACGTCGGGCACCGTCTCGCCAAGCGGGCGGCGGCGTTGACATGGAACGTCATTCTGCGCTTCCTTCTCAGCTACGCGACGTCGGTCCGATCCCCGTGGAGTGATCAGATGAGGCTGTCTCGACGACTTTCCGCCCCCGCCGCACTGGCAGTCGCCTCTGCCGTCGTCGGGGCCGCGCTCACCCTCACCCTCGAGCCCGCCGGGTCGGTGACCGCCGATCCGCCTCCGCCCTTCGGTGAGGCAACGGCTGCCGCCTCTGCCGAGCCGGTCGACGTCGCCATTCCGAACGCCGGCTTCGAGGAGGTCGACGGCGACGGCTGGGCGGTCGGGTGGCTACTGGACCCCGCGCGGGCCCAGACGGCCGCCGTCGTCGATGGTGATGCCCACGGCGGAGAGCGCAGCCTCGAGGTGGTCGACCCCACGGGAGGCGGCATCGCGATCTGGTCCAGCCCGGTCGAGTCCGTCCGGGGCGGCGAGTACGAGGCGACGGCCTGGATGCGGACGACGGCGGGTGTCTCGGCCTGGCTCTACCTGGAGTTCTACGACGCGAACGGCCGCCGGGTCAGCGAGACGCACGTGGCGCCCGCGGCGTCGGCGACGTGGCAGCAGGTCACCATCGCGGGCACCGCGCCTCCGGCCGCGACGTCGATCAAACTGCTCGTCTACGGCTCCACCAGCACGGCCGGCACGACCTACGTCGACGATGTGGGGCTGCGGCTGCTGAATCCCGAGCCGCCGTACGACCCCGAGATCGGCCAGCGGACGCAGCTCTTCCACGACCTGGACCGGGTCGACACCATGACGCAGGTCGGCCGCGTCGTCCATGAGGCCGCGACCAGCGACGAGCCGATCCTCCGCCCGGACCGGCCGTGGGAGGCCAACAACGTCTACCTCTACG
This genomic window contains:
- a CDS encoding sialidase family protein, whose product is MTRRPRNPRRALFAALIAGSALVLSGLAGAPASAGPDTPTQPDVLIATPEGDQKPFFPEIAPLDDGRLVTVFYWNNEHSAGIPGGDHDGEVRWTESTNGGSTWSQPRTVIDTAYDDRDAQITQLRDGTIVITWFQTDWTGYPDQAAILRGTYVVRSEDGGQTWSEPALVGSSMSCGCGPRSGAYNLGWAGESGEVVELDDGDLLIPLYGTRPDSTLGRASVVRSTDGGRTWPLENEVMLPAEPGVALSETELAVLPGGHVTAVIRPGFVSDSYDGGRTWTTASKVPWSMQAPDLMTLPGGRALLTYGGRDYGSNEPVIGRLKRRDQAWTDTSPVLLYMSQQNVDQGDPSTAVVRGGRFLTVSYDTNLHAVVGTFSSLGDYVGIQPPEAEAPAADAVLDLPALVAAGEATYQTDLTSRHQNHPTAQPGGAVDGVAEYWYSSLGPVATPAAPRQFTLSFAEPQRISWIGLNLKPGYAETASVYLSADGVSWGDAVDVRTGHVAVAGEIAWAEIDRTTAQHVKVVITQSDGASMLAELSLAR
- a CDS encoding TetR family transcriptional regulator, translated to MTTRAMPGPRDRLLAAAKDLTYSQGVGVGVDALLKAANVARRSLYEHFGGKDGLIAEVLRLTADEDVAAYRRVMEAAGDDPRRRLPAIFDWLGEVIDAPDFRGCRYLGADLALADPDHPAHAVARRYREGLHELLERELRDLDHPQPADAADQLLLLIDGVLAVGATRPETHPAAAARRLAEPIWS